In Microbulbifer sp. GL-2, the following are encoded in one genomic region:
- a CDS encoding ATP-binding protein, which produces MSLNIRYKLSLAFLLTTAITVGGMFVFFQWSFSHGFLAYMRAQELRDVEDLAQALEDFYVHKGSWQSLEGNSHEWLNLHRQTILRQLGQLPPPPPPGRPGRPPRGMGADVDRPGMLPPSGDRLGPRLSLLDNEKRLVIGRPASADKLLYQPILVEGKTMGYLTINPPASLSNNYEQGFIQQQSRTFALISIVTFVLALGIALPLAWQLVRPIRRLAEATHRLTSGDYRSRIDIERSDELGQLSADFNRLAATLEANEHARSRWMADISHELRTPLAVLKGQIEALQDGVRTASPKNLDILHDKIHQLNRLINDLYELSLSDVGTLRYSKAEIPLGPLLNNAVNDFLSAFEQKNIALVLTNKLAADNLIYADEARLQQLFGNLLTNSLRYTDSGGQLRISARTEEQTIIITFEDSVPGVTSGDIPHLFDRLYRTDSSRSRETGGAGLGLSICQNIVKAHEGSISATSSPLGGLKISIFLPLTQRIKW; this is translated from the coding sequence ATGTCCTTAAATATTCGTTACAAGCTCAGCCTGGCATTTTTGCTCACCACTGCAATTACCGTAGGTGGCATGTTTGTATTTTTCCAATGGAGCTTTAGCCACGGCTTTCTCGCCTATATGCGCGCACAGGAACTGCGCGATGTGGAGGACCTAGCCCAGGCACTCGAAGACTTTTATGTGCACAAAGGAAGCTGGCAGTCCCTGGAAGGCAATAGCCATGAGTGGCTGAATCTGCACAGGCAAACTATCTTGCGTCAACTTGGACAACTGCCACCACCACCGCCCCCCGGCAGACCGGGCAGACCTCCCAGGGGTATGGGTGCTGATGTCGACAGGCCCGGTATGCTCCCCCCCTCTGGTGACCGGCTCGGGCCTCGCCTGAGCCTGCTGGACAATGAAAAGCGACTGGTAATCGGTCGCCCAGCATCGGCGGATAAACTGCTCTACCAGCCTATTCTGGTGGAAGGTAAAACGATGGGCTATCTCACAATCAATCCCCCCGCTTCCCTGTCCAACAATTATGAACAGGGATTTATCCAACAACAGTCACGTACTTTTGCGCTGATCTCCATTGTCACCTTTGTCCTCGCCCTGGGTATTGCTCTCCCCCTGGCATGGCAACTGGTACGCCCTATCCGCCGCCTTGCCGAGGCTACCCACCGTCTCACTTCCGGCGATTACAGAAGCCGTATTGATATTGAGCGTAGCGATGAGCTGGGACAGTTGAGTGCTGATTTCAATAGGCTGGCAGCGACCCTGGAAGCCAATGAACACGCGCGAAGCCGCTGGATGGCAGATATATCCCACGAGTTGCGTACTCCATTAGCAGTGTTGAAAGGGCAGATTGAGGCATTGCAGGATGGCGTGCGCACTGCATCACCAAAAAACCTCGATATCCTGCACGATAAAATTCACCAGCTGAATCGCTTGATCAATGACCTCTACGAACTATCCCTATCCGATGTAGGAACCCTGAGATACAGCAAAGCCGAAATCCCCCTGGGCCCGCTGCTTAATAATGCGGTCAATGATTTCCTCAGTGCCTTTGAGCAAAAAAATATTGCACTGGTACTGACCAATAAACTTGCGGCAGACAATCTGATTTATGCAGACGAAGCACGCCTGCAGCAACTGTTTGGCAACCTCCTAACCAACAGCCTGCGCTATACCGATAGTGGTGGCCAACTGCGAATTTCCGCCCGCACGGAAGAGCAAACCATTATTATAACTTTTGAAGATTCTGTCCCAGGGGTCACCAGCGGAGATATCCCCCATCTGTTCGACCGTCTGTACCGCACCGACAGCTCTCGCAGCCGCGAGACCGGTGGCGCTGGCCTGGGACTGTCTATCTGTCAAAATATTGTCAAAGCTCACGAGGGTAGTATATCGGCCACCTCATCACCCCTGGGTGGCCTGAAAATCAGTATTTTTCTCCCCCTTACTCAGCGGATCAAATGGTAA
- a CDS encoding response regulator — protein MTAKILIVEDETELANLLLDYLHAAEYQANILSDGNQVIPYVDSQTPDLILLDLMLPGKGGLEICKEIRLNSSVPIIMMTARIEEADRLRGLEIGADDYVCKPYSPRELVARVKAVLRRTCATQQQGQDNIQLEPKTGQLRIAGRDVSLTALEFHLFELLYSEPGRIFSREQIMDRIYSDYRVISDRTIDSHIKKVRKKITAVLPDKELIHSVYGAGYKFEVQ, from the coding sequence ATGACCGCAAAAATTCTCATTGTTGAAGATGAAACCGAACTGGCCAACTTGTTACTGGATTATCTACACGCCGCCGAATACCAGGCCAATATTCTTTCTGATGGCAATCAGGTGATCCCCTATGTCGATTCCCAGACACCAGATTTAATTTTGCTGGACCTAATGTTGCCCGGTAAAGGTGGGCTGGAAATCTGCAAGGAAATCCGCCTTAACAGCAGCGTACCCATTATTATGATGACCGCCAGAATCGAGGAAGCAGATCGCCTGCGCGGATTGGAAATTGGTGCCGACGATTACGTCTGCAAGCCCTACAGCCCCAGAGAGCTGGTGGCACGGGTCAAGGCGGTACTGCGCCGTACCTGCGCCACACAACAACAAGGACAGGATAATATCCAGCTGGAGCCCAAAACTGGACAATTGCGTATTGCTGGACGCGACGTTAGTTTGACCGCTCTGGAGTTTCACCTATTTGAGCTGCTCTACAGCGAGCCCGGCCGTATATTTTCCCGCGAGCAGATCATGGATCGGATTTACTCGGATTACCGGGTAATCAGTGACCGCACGATCGACAGCCACATTAAAAAAGTGCGTAAGAAAATTACCGCAGTACTGCCGGATAAGGAGCTTATCCACTCAGTGTATGGGGCAGGATATAAATTTGAGGTGCAGTAA
- a CDS encoding aminopeptidase P family protein has translation MTQDRLQALRGELKRQGVEAFLIPRADEYQNEYVPAADERLSWITGFTGSAGMAVVGLQAAALFVDGRYTLQGEQQLGEQPIELENLDIQAIASWVCDQLGEGQSLGYDPRLHTEPGLALLQKRLAERDITLRPLEQNPIDVVWQDRPAPPCGTARPHPFVFSGEHSSEKRQRIADLLAEKRVDALWLPNPESCAWLFNIRGDDIPHLPVALANAVLYRDGSATLYLAAEAIGEGLVEHLDREVTLVSDKGQLFEDLRRRHVNKIWVDTSISNCWTLQQLRALDLQLLLERDPVIEAKARKNSVELAGSKAAHERDGAALCEFLCELPNAVQSGFDELSAVKLLYSKREEREGFRGNSFETISGYGPNGAIVHYRVSEESSLPMKPESIYLCDSGAQYPDGTTDVTRTVALGEFPAPAREHFTRVLKGHIAIATLRFPRGTCGEQIDAIARRSLWEVGLDYAHGTGHGVGSFLSVHEGPQRIGKIATGVALQAGMILSNEPGFYLTGQYGIRIENLVFVKESADYVGFLEFEELTLAPIDQKLIDVELLTEKELNWLNRYHQRVRNVITPIVNEKTAQWLQGATEAL, from the coding sequence ATGACTCAGGATAGGTTGCAGGCATTACGCGGGGAACTCAAGCGGCAAGGGGTGGAGGCCTTTCTGATTCCCCGCGCCGATGAATACCAAAATGAGTATGTGCCCGCCGCGGATGAGAGACTGTCCTGGATAACGGGCTTTACCGGGTCTGCCGGCATGGCTGTTGTTGGTCTGCAAGCGGCGGCCCTATTCGTCGATGGGCGCTATACGTTGCAGGGTGAGCAGCAGTTGGGAGAGCAGCCCATTGAGCTGGAAAACCTGGATATTCAGGCAATTGCCAGCTGGGTTTGTGACCAGTTAGGGGAAGGTCAATCGCTTGGATATGATCCTCGCTTGCACACAGAGCCGGGCCTGGCTCTACTGCAAAAGCGTCTGGCTGAGCGGGACATCACCCTCCGACCACTGGAGCAGAATCCGATCGATGTGGTTTGGCAAGATCGCCCTGCGCCTCCTTGTGGGACTGCGCGCCCGCACCCCTTTGTATTTTCCGGGGAGCATTCCAGCGAAAAGCGCCAGCGTATTGCCGATTTACTGGCGGAGAAACGTGTGGACGCACTGTGGCTGCCCAATCCAGAAAGCTGTGCCTGGCTATTTAATATCCGCGGTGACGATATTCCCCATCTGCCTGTTGCCCTGGCCAATGCGGTACTGTATCGCGATGGCAGTGCCACCCTGTACCTGGCTGCAGAGGCAATCGGTGAGGGGTTGGTAGAACACCTTGATCGTGAGGTGACTCTTGTGTCTGATAAAGGACAGTTGTTTGAAGACTTGCGCCGTCGCCATGTAAACAAAATCTGGGTGGACACCTCAATAAGTAATTGCTGGACTTTGCAGCAATTGCGCGCTCTGGATTTACAGTTGCTGCTGGAGCGCGACCCGGTGATCGAGGCTAAGGCGCGTAAAAACTCGGTGGAACTGGCCGGCTCGAAGGCTGCACATGAGCGTGACGGTGCTGCGCTGTGTGAGTTCCTATGCGAGCTGCCTAATGCAGTACAAAGTGGTTTCGATGAGCTATCGGCGGTGAAACTGTTGTACAGCAAGCGTGAGGAGCGTGAGGGGTTCCGGGGTAACAGTTTCGAAACGATTTCCGGCTACGGCCCCAACGGTGCCATCGTGCACTACCGGGTGAGTGAAGAATCGAGTCTGCCGATGAAACCGGAAAGCATTTATCTGTGTGATTCTGGTGCCCAGTATCCGGACGGCACTACCGATGTCACTCGTACTGTGGCTCTGGGAGAATTCCCGGCGCCTGCGCGCGAACACTTTACCCGTGTGCTCAAGGGGCATATTGCCATCGCCACCCTGCGTTTTCCGAGAGGAACCTGTGGTGAGCAGATTGATGCCATCGCGCGTCGCTCGCTTTGGGAGGTGGGCTTGGATTATGCCCATGGGACTGGCCACGGGGTAGGCAGCTTTCTCAGTGTGCACGAGGGGCCTCAGCGAATCGGAAAGATAGCCACTGGAGTGGCATTGCAAGCGGGAATGATTCTTTCCAATGAGCCGGGTTTTTACCTTACTGGCCAGTATGGGATTCGCATAGAGAATCTGGTTTTCGTCAAAGAGAGTGCGGATTATGTTGGCTTCCTGGAATTCGAGGAGCTGACACTGGCACCGATAGATCAGAAGTTGATCGATGTGGAGCTGCTGACAGAAAAGGAACTGAATTGGCTCAACCGGTATCACCAGCGTGTGCGTAACGTTATTACGCCAATAGTAAATGAAAAGACTGCCCAGTGGTTGCAGGGTGCAACTGAGGCGCTGTAA
- a CDS encoding integrase arm-type DNA-binding domain-containing protein, which yields MRVTPQGKITFQLRFRYDGKAARVDLGSSPLMTLKNARSEGLHLKEKLEQDYDPRVVKKLEKQAILNADSLEELFLLWYHSYCKANKKGHHEILRSFQLYVFPAVGHLPAEEVTLHEWLALLEKRAQATPGLPIAS from the coding sequence ATGCGCGTCACTCCCCAAGGGAAAATCACTTTCCAGCTCCGCTTTCGCTACGACGGCAAAGCGGCCCGTGTTGATCTTGGCTCCTCCCCATTAATGACCCTGAAGAACGCTCGGAGTGAGGGGCTGCACCTGAAAGAAAAGCTTGAACAGGACTATGACCCCAGGGTGGTTAAGAAGCTAGAAAAGCAGGCGATCCTAAACGCGGATTCTTTAGAGGAGCTTTTCCTGCTGTGGTATCACTCCTACTGTAAGGCAAACAAAAAGGGCCACCATGAAATCCTGCGCTCTTTTCAATTGTACGTGTTCCCAGCCGTTGGCCACCTACCTGCCGAAGAGGTCACTCTGCACGAGTGGCTGGCCCTGCTGGAAAAGCGGGCACAGGCTACCCCAGGTTTGCCGATCGCATCCTGA
- a CDS encoding NADAR family protein has protein sequence MNIENTEELINYLHDGNRVKYVFFWGHRKLKSGVSNSCFSQWYDSPFSSEGNEFLTAEHFMMYEKARLFGDNSAAAELLEVKEPGAAKAVGRKVAGFDQDIWDKERFDIVVRANFAKFKSDETLKEFLLNTGDRILVEASPVDRIWGIGLAEDDDRCQNPNEWRGLNLLGFALMVVRNQLSENGT, from the coding sequence GTGAATATCGAGAATACAGAAGAGCTTATCAACTACCTTCATGATGGAAATAGGGTTAAATACGTTTTCTTTTGGGGACATAGGAAACTTAAAAGCGGCGTATCGAACTCTTGTTTCAGTCAGTGGTACGATTCTCCATTCAGCTCAGAAGGCAATGAGTTTCTTACGGCAGAGCATTTCATGATGTATGAAAAAGCACGGTTGTTTGGGGATAATTCTGCAGCTGCAGAACTTCTTGAAGTCAAAGAACCAGGAGCAGCAAAAGCAGTAGGTCGTAAAGTAGCTGGATTCGATCAGGATATATGGGACAAAGAACGCTTTGATATTGTTGTTCGTGCGAATTTCGCCAAGTTTAAGAGTGATGAAACGCTCAAAGAATTTCTTCTGAATACTGGTGATAGAATTCTTGTCGAAGCGAGCCCGGTAGATAGGATTTGGGGAATAGGTTTGGCAGAAGATGATGATAGATGTCAGAACCCTAATGAATGGAGAGGATTAAACCTTCTTGGTTTTGCATTGATGGTTGTTCGTAATCAGCTTAGCGAAAATGGCACATAA
- the ltrA gene encoding group II intron reverse transcriptase/maturase, with the protein MTTALHAIAFKAQSHPRHRFQNLYGLLNSNLLYQSWGQLNKQARPGIDGVTTEVYRQSLPQNIQCLHQRLCDKRYRTQAIKRVLIPKGNGKQRPLGLPTVEDKLVQQSVAQLLQSIWEQDFLPFSYGYRPRKSAHQAVHSLGLNLQFKGYGYIVEADIKGFFDQLDHGWLLRMLALRIDDKALLTLVKQWLKVRVQTPDGKFSKAAAGTPQGGVISPVLANIYLHYVLDLWFEKKVKPRMRGRAMLIRYADDYVVAFQLKTDAERFYRVLPQRLNKFGLQLAPEKTHLKRFSRFHPGRKRQFQFLGFEFYWSLDVNKRPRLRRRTAVKKQKDTMETLYHWIKAKRSERLREWLPTLKHKLQGFQNYFGLPDNSRSLSRLYSYVLHSIHKWLNRRSQRKSYNWNSLKEMLGYFGLKPLSVYKRSILVDWY; encoded by the coding sequence ATGACAACCGCCTTGCACGCCATCGCATTTAAAGCACAGAGCCACCCCAGACACAGGTTTCAGAATTTATACGGACTGCTAAATTCCAACCTGCTGTATCAAAGCTGGGGCCAACTTAACAAGCAGGCCCGCCCCGGTATCGATGGAGTAACAACCGAAGTTTACCGGCAAAGTCTGCCGCAAAATATCCAATGCCTACATCAGCGGCTGTGTGACAAACGCTACCGTACTCAGGCGATTAAGCGGGTATTGATTCCCAAAGGCAACGGCAAGCAGCGCCCACTGGGGCTGCCTACGGTGGAAGACAAACTGGTGCAGCAGAGCGTAGCGCAGCTACTGCAAAGTATCTGGGAGCAGGATTTTCTGCCCTTTAGCTACGGCTACCGTCCCAGGAAAAGTGCCCACCAAGCCGTACACAGCCTTGGCTTAAATCTTCAATTCAAAGGCTACGGCTACATCGTTGAAGCTGATATTAAAGGTTTCTTTGATCAGCTGGATCACGGCTGGCTACTGCGAATGCTAGCCCTTCGTATTGATGACAAAGCCCTGCTGACACTGGTTAAACAGTGGCTTAAGGTGCGCGTGCAAACTCCAGATGGTAAGTTCAGTAAAGCGGCAGCAGGCACCCCGCAAGGTGGCGTGATCAGTCCGGTACTGGCGAACATCTATCTGCACTACGTCCTGGATTTGTGGTTCGAGAAGAAGGTTAAGCCGCGTATGCGTGGCAGAGCCATGCTAATCCGGTACGCCGATGATTATGTAGTGGCTTTCCAATTGAAAACGGATGCAGAGCGCTTTTACCGGGTACTACCGCAACGGCTGAACAAGTTTGGCCTGCAGTTAGCCCCCGAGAAAACGCACCTGAAGCGCTTTAGCCGCTTCCATCCGGGCCGAAAACGGCAGTTCCAGTTTCTGGGTTTTGAGTTCTACTGGAGCCTGGATGTCAACAAACGTCCCAGGCTCAGGCGCCGGACTGCCGTAAAGAAACAGAAGGACACAATGGAAACGCTCTATCACTGGATCAAAGCCAAGCGCAGTGAGCGCCTGAGAGAATGGTTGCCCACCCTGAAGCACAAGCTACAAGGGTTCCAGAACTACTTCGGTCTGCCAGACAACAGTCGAAGCTTGTCCCGTTTGTACAGCTATGTTCTACACAGCATACACAAATGGCTCAATCGGCGAAGTCAGCGCAAGAGTTATAACTGGAATAGTCTAAAGGAAATGCTGGGATATTTTGGGCTAAAGCCACTGTCGGTATACAAACGCAGTATACTTGTGGACTGGTATTAG
- a CDS encoding DUF695 domain-containing protein yields MLGKLFGKKKGEGLKENEVRVVLPEESYTLIEYKQDDLPCIAAVNSGLLGFEHKDVFRWHLSVIIDFEELIDNGMPSEEERAIVDPFCDQLDQEIKAGGNALFLVRETWNKTRRLVWMVYDPEIAHQHLQYIIEHHRHPRPFDYRMEEDTDWEQPEWYLSAIKT; encoded by the coding sequence GTGCTAGGCAAACTATTCGGGAAAAAGAAGGGCGAGGGCCTAAAGGAAAATGAAGTTCGAGTAGTTCTTCCTGAAGAAAGCTATACCCTTATCGAGTACAAGCAGGACGACCTTCCTTGTATCGCAGCAGTTAATTCTGGCTTACTTGGCTTTGAGCATAAAGATGTCTTTCGCTGGCATTTGTCTGTCATTATCGACTTTGAAGAATTGATTGATAATGGTATGCCATCGGAAGAAGAGCGGGCGATAGTCGACCCTTTCTGTGATCAACTAGACCAAGAGATTAAGGCCGGCGGAAATGCATTATTCCTAGTTAGAGAAACTTGGAATAAAACTCGCAGACTGGTATGGATGGTATACGACCCTGAAATTGCACATCAGCATCTTCAATATATTATCGAACACCATAGGCATCCTAGACCATTTGACTATCGAATGGAGGAGGATACAGACTGGGAGCAGCCGGAATGGTATTTAAGTGCCATAAAAACATAA
- a CDS encoding peptide chain release factor 3 yields MSNDFSQQYQRRRTFAIISHPDAGKTTVTEKLLLFGNAIQLAGSVKGKKGPHARSDWMTMEQERGISVTSSVMQFPYKERVVNLLDTPGHEDFSEDTYRVLTAVDSALMVIDGAKGVEDRTIKLMNVCRLRTTPILSFINKLDRDIRDPIEVMDEIEEVLNIQAAPINWPLSSGKDFKGVYNLYTDTIHVFTQGQGHTIPEDIQIKGLNSAEAGELLGEYAEDIREEIELVRGATHEFDLEAYRAGELTPVFFGTALGNFGVREMLDGFVEWAPGPQSRATQDRQVEPDEEKFSGFVFKIQANMDPKHRDRIAFMRLCSGTYNRGMKMKHVRIGKDVKIADAVTFMAGDRTHVEEAIAGDIIGLHNHGTIQIGDTFSEGEALKFTGIPNFAPELFRRIRLKDPLKLKQLQKGLQQLSEEGSTQVFFPLDNNDIIVGAVGVLQFEVVAYRLKDEYKVEAIYENVNVNTARWVDSENIKELENFKRKASTNLAIDGSGHLTYLAPTRVNLQLAEERYPDIHFYATREH; encoded by the coding sequence GTGTCTAACGATTTTTCTCAACAATATCAACGACGTAGAACTTTCGCTATCATTTCCCACCCGGACGCCGGTAAAACAACTGTGACCGAAAAGTTGCTTTTGTTCGGAAACGCAATCCAGCTTGCCGGCTCCGTTAAGGGCAAAAAGGGGCCTCACGCACGCTCCGACTGGATGACCATGGAGCAGGAGAGGGGTATCTCTGTCACCTCCTCAGTTATGCAGTTCCCCTACAAAGAACGCGTGGTCAACCTGCTGGATACCCCGGGGCACGAAGACTTCTCTGAGGACACCTATCGTGTACTCACCGCAGTCGACTCTGCCCTGATGGTGATTGACGGCGCCAAAGGTGTCGAAGATCGCACGATCAAACTGATGAACGTATGCCGACTGCGTACCACCCCAATCCTGTCATTTATCAACAAGCTCGACCGGGATATCCGCGATCCCATCGAAGTGATGGATGAAATTGAAGAAGTCTTGAATATCCAGGCTGCACCGATCAATTGGCCACTCAGCTCCGGTAAAGACTTTAAAGGGGTGTACAACCTCTACACTGATACGATTCACGTATTTACTCAGGGCCAGGGGCACACAATCCCGGAAGATATCCAGATTAAAGGCCTCAACTCCGCTGAAGCTGGTGAGCTTCTGGGGGAGTATGCCGAGGATATCCGCGAAGAAATCGAGCTGGTGCGCGGTGCCACTCATGAATTCGATTTGGAAGCCTACCGCGCCGGTGAGCTGACCCCGGTATTTTTCGGTACCGCCCTCGGCAACTTCGGTGTGCGTGAAATGCTCGACGGGTTTGTCGAGTGGGCACCAGGCCCCCAGTCCCGTGCAACCCAGGATCGCCAGGTAGAGCCGGACGAAGAAAAATTTTCCGGCTTTGTATTTAAAATCCAGGCCAATATGGATCCCAAGCACAGAGACCGTATCGCCTTTATGCGCCTCTGCTCAGGCACCTACAACCGCGGCATGAAAATGAAACATGTGCGTATTGGCAAGGATGTAAAAATTGCCGATGCCGTGACTTTCATGGCCGGTGACCGCACCCATGTCGAAGAGGCTATCGCCGGAGATATTATCGGCCTGCATAACCACGGCACTATCCAGATCGGCGATACCTTTAGCGAGGGAGAAGCTCTTAAATTTACTGGTATTCCAAATTTTGCACCGGAATTGTTCCGCCGAATTCGCCTGAAAGACCCGCTGAAACTGAAGCAGCTGCAAAAAGGCTTACAGCAGCTCTCCGAAGAGGGCTCAACCCAGGTGTTTTTCCCGCTGGATAATAACGACATTATTGTCGGCGCCGTTGGTGTGCTCCAGTTTGAGGTAGTCGCCTACCGCCTCAAAGATGAATACAAAGTGGAAGCCATTTACGAAAATGTGAATGTGAATACTGCCCGCTGGGTGGACAGCGAAAACATCAAGGAGCTGGAGAATTTCAAGCGTAAAGCCAGCACCAACCTCGCAATAGATGGCAGTGGGCACCTCACATACCTGGCTCCGACCCGGGTGAATTTACAATTGGCTGAGGAACGTTATCCAGATATTCACTTCTATGCCACCCGTGAGCATTAA
- a CDS encoding 1-acyl-sn-glycerol-3-phosphate acyltransferase, with translation MSQQKELPTEMPRLGNSLTAAIGRLLIRLMGWQLEGTFPPEKKVMVALAPHTSNWDFVVAMPFIMAYQVKISWLMKREAFFFPFKGLFMWLGGVPTNRGSASGIAKQVAVQYRDNEKMWVGITPEGTRRKVTKWKSGFLRIAYAADVPILLAAWDFSRRRFCLDSLYHPTGNLEEDMREIQYRFSKYQGFHHTVQTGNLEGNESSRDRIQ, from the coding sequence ATGAGTCAGCAGAAAGAATTACCGACTGAGATGCCTCGACTTGGCAACAGCCTCACAGCTGCTATTGGAAGGCTGCTGATCAGGCTTATGGGCTGGCAGCTGGAGGGCACCTTTCCGCCAGAGAAAAAGGTGATGGTAGCCCTGGCTCCACATACGTCCAATTGGGATTTTGTTGTGGCCATGCCTTTTATCATGGCATACCAGGTAAAAATCTCCTGGCTGATGAAAAGAGAAGCCTTTTTCTTCCCCTTTAAAGGCCTGTTCATGTGGCTCGGCGGCGTACCCACTAACCGTGGCTCCGCCAGTGGTATCGCCAAACAGGTGGCCGTACAGTACCGCGACAATGAAAAAATGTGGGTAGGTATTACACCGGAAGGGACCCGCAGGAAAGTTACCAAGTGGAAAAGTGGCTTCCTGCGTATCGCTTACGCTGCCGACGTACCCATATTGCTTGCTGCCTGGGATTTCTCACGCAGGCGATTCTGCCTGGACTCTCTCTACCATCCCACTGGTAATCTGGAAGAGGACATGCGAGAAATCCAATATCGTTTTAGTAAATACCAGGGCTTCCACCACACAGTGCAAACCGGCAACTTGGAGGGCAACGAATCCTCCCGTGATAGAATTCAGTAG
- a CDS encoding TSUP family transporter, which yields MIEFSSDITSTTLLILTAVAFAAGFINAISGGGGLITLPALLWAGLPPLDALGTNKFQAVFGTLSSSLNYFHKGHLQLQPLWTGLIAALAGSAVGTWTITKLGAESLETLLPILIITIALYFAFSPRISDIDSEPRMRQGSFNLIVGSVVGFYGGFFGPGIGSIFATAFTALLGYNMRKATASTKPLVLATNTISLVIFIASGHLALILGITMAIAQVIGARLGSNLVISHGAKLVKPVVIFATIAVAIKLLMEP from the coding sequence GTGATAGAATTCAGTAGTGATATAACCTCTACCACGCTCCTGATATTAACCGCAGTGGCCTTTGCTGCCGGTTTTATCAACGCCATTTCAGGGGGGGGAGGCCTGATTACCCTACCCGCGCTTTTATGGGCGGGTCTCCCCCCACTGGATGCCCTCGGCACCAATAAATTCCAAGCCGTATTCGGCACCCTTTCATCCAGCTTAAATTACTTCCATAAAGGGCACCTACAACTGCAACCCCTTTGGACTGGCTTGATTGCAGCGTTAGCTGGCTCTGCTGTAGGTACCTGGACGATCACTAAACTAGGCGCTGAGTCACTGGAAACCCTGCTGCCAATATTGATTATCACAATCGCTCTTTATTTCGCCTTCTCACCGAGAATCTCCGATATCGACTCCGAGCCCAGGATGCGCCAAGGTTCCTTCAACCTAATTGTCGGGAGTGTGGTGGGCTTTTACGGTGGTTTCTTCGGGCCTGGTATTGGCTCCATTTTCGCAACGGCATTCACCGCTCTTCTCGGCTACAACATGCGCAAAGCCACAGCATCTACCAAGCCATTGGTGTTGGCCACGAATACCATATCCCTGGTCATCTTTATTGCCAGCGGCCACTTGGCCCTGATTTTGGGCATCACCATGGCGATTGCCCAGGTAATTGGTGCGCGCCTCGGGTCCAACCTGGTGATCTCCCATGGCGCCAAGCTGGTTAAACCTGTAGTTATTTTCGCTACTATTGCTGTGGCGATAAAATTACTTATGGAGCCGTAG